Proteins encoded within one genomic window of Pigmentiphaga sp. H8:
- the gabT gene encoding 4-aminobutyrate--2-oxoglutarate transaminase: MTASWTDRKNAACPRGVGLVTEIYATQASGSELTDEAGRRYIDFAGGIGVLNVGHRHPRVEAAIVEQARRFTHTCYQVVPYASYVTLAERLNALVPGDFAKKTVFFTTGAEAVENAVKIARAATGRTAIIGFTGAFHGRTMMGLALTGKVAPYKTGFGPFPGDVYRVPFPSADTPEAVARSLAALEDLLRYDVEAARVAAIVIEPVQGEGGFQPAPRALMRGLRALCDRHGMLLIADEIQCGMGRTGAMFAMEHFGVAADLTTVAKSLAGGMPLSAVVGRAEVMDAVAPGGLGSTYAGAPLAVAAAHAVLDVFEQEDLLETGNRLARAMRERLEAARARHRCIGQVRGLGPMLAMELLDEQGRPSAALAQAVREHALARGLILLVCGSYGNVIRFLFPLNTPMPVFEQGLDIIDEALAEATRQEMVA, from the coding sequence GTGACCGCTAGCTGGACCGACAGGAAGAACGCGGCCTGTCCGCGGGGCGTGGGCCTGGTGACCGAAATCTATGCCACGCAGGCGTCGGGCAGCGAGCTGACCGACGAGGCCGGCCGCCGCTACATCGATTTCGCCGGCGGCATAGGCGTGCTGAACGTTGGCCACAGGCATCCCCGGGTAGAGGCCGCCATCGTCGAGCAGGCGCGGCGCTTCACGCATACCTGCTACCAGGTGGTGCCCTATGCTTCCTACGTGACGCTGGCCGAGCGCCTGAACGCGCTGGTGCCGGGCGACTTCGCGAAGAAGACGGTCTTCTTCACCACCGGAGCGGAAGCGGTGGAGAACGCGGTCAAGATCGCCCGCGCGGCCACCGGCAGGACCGCCATCATCGGCTTCACGGGCGCCTTCCATGGACGCACGATGATGGGCCTGGCGCTGACCGGCAAGGTCGCGCCCTACAAGACCGGCTTCGGTCCCTTCCCGGGGGACGTCTACCGCGTGCCGTTCCCGTCCGCCGATACGCCGGAGGCGGTGGCCCGTTCCCTGGCCGCGCTGGAGGACCTGCTGCGCTACGACGTCGAGGCCGCGCGCGTGGCGGCCATCGTGATCGAGCCGGTGCAGGGCGAGGGCGGTTTCCAGCCCGCACCGCGGGCGCTGATGCGAGGCCTGCGCGCGCTGTGCGACCGGCATGGCATGCTGTTGATCGCCGACGAGATCCAGTGCGGCATGGGACGTACCGGCGCGATGTTCGCGATGGAGCATTTCGGCGTGGCGGCCGACCTGACCACGGTGGCCAAGAGCCTGGCCGGCGGCATGCCGCTGTCGGCCGTGGTCGGGCGGGCCGAGGTCATGGACGCGGTGGCGCCGGGCGGCCTGGGCAGCACCTATGCCGGCGCGCCGCTGGCGGTGGCCGCCGCGCATGCTGTCCTGGACGTGTTCGAACAGGAAGACCTGCTGGAGACCGGCAACCGGCTGGCCCGCGCGATGCGCGAGCGGCTGGAGGCGGCGCGCGCCCGGCATCGCTGCATCGGCCAGGTGCGCGGCCTCGGGCCCATGCTGGCCATGGAGCTGCTGGACGAGCAGGGGCGGCCCTCGGCGGCGCTGGCGCAGGCCGTGCGCGAGCACGCGCTGGCGCGTGGGTTGATCCTGCTGGTGTGCGGCAGCTACGGCAACGTGATCCGTTTCCTGTTCCCGCTCAATACCCCCATGCCCGTGTTCGAACAAGGCCTGGACATCATCGACGAGGCGCTGGCCGAGGCGACGCGGCAGGAGATGGTGGCATGA
- a CDS encoding tripartite tricarboxylate transporter substrate binding protein → MDRRDVLKMLAGAAALGGCPAWAQDGFPSRMMKVVVAYPPGGVTDIAGRLMAEILSKELGKPAIVENKGGGTGTIAQQYVLQQPHDGHVLLSGGLGGLILPVILNPNLPVDPQASFTPVAQVAEFVNVLLVGRDVKARNVSELIEYAKANPGKLNYATNGVGTSAHFTSELFNLQAGTKVIHIPYRSSGEVISGLRNGDVHMAFANAPAVNALVKAGTLRAIAVTSAQRTKDLPDVPTMMESGMPEFVVTSWLGAYAAAGTPPDVIRKLGEVIVRGAQQPENVQRFETVGFQVATKDAAAYAAFNRAELARWKEVARLANIRAEG, encoded by the coding sequence ATGGATCGTCGAGATGTGCTGAAGATGCTGGCCGGCGCCGCGGCGCTGGGTGGCTGTCCCGCGTGGGCCCAGGACGGTTTTCCGTCGCGCATGATGAAGGTCGTGGTCGCCTATCCGCCGGGAGGCGTGACCGACATCGCCGGGCGGCTGATGGCGGAAATCCTGAGCAAGGAACTCGGCAAGCCCGCCATCGTCGAGAACAAGGGCGGCGGTACGGGCACGATCGCCCAGCAATACGTGCTGCAACAGCCGCACGACGGTCACGTGCTGCTGTCGGGGGGCCTGGGCGGCCTGATCCTGCCCGTCATCCTGAATCCCAATCTGCCGGTGGATCCCCAGGCCAGCTTCACGCCGGTGGCGCAGGTGGCGGAGTTCGTCAACGTGCTGCTGGTGGGGCGCGACGTAAAAGCGCGCAACGTGAGCGAACTGATCGAGTACGCCAAGGCCAACCCCGGCAAGCTGAACTACGCCACCAACGGCGTGGGCACCTCGGCCCATTTCACTTCGGAGCTGTTCAACCTCCAGGCCGGCACCAAGGTGATCCACATCCCGTACCGGTCCAGCGGCGAAGTCATCTCGGGCCTGCGCAACGGCGACGTCCACATGGCGTTCGCCAACGCGCCCGCCGTCAATGCCCTGGTCAAGGCCGGCACGCTCCGTGCCATCGCGGTGACCAGTGCCCAGCGCACCAAGGACCTGCCCGACGTGCCGACCATGATGGAGTCGGGCATGCCGGAGTTCGTCGTGACCAGCTGGCTGGGCGCCTACGCGGCGGCCGGCACGCCGCCCGACGTCATCCGCAAACTGGGCGAGGTCATCGTGCGCGGCGCGCAGCAGCCCGAGAACGTGCAGCGTTTCGAGACCGTGGGTTTCCAGGTCGCCACCAAGGACGCGGCCGCCTATGCCGCTTTCAACCGGGCCGAACTGGCGCGGTGGAAGGAAGTGGCGCGGCTGGCGAACATCCGCGCCGAAGGGTGA
- a CDS encoding 3-phenylpropionate/cinnamic acid dioxygenase subunit beta, which yields MTDTHLNPDHAFLLREVEQFFYREADLLDERRFDEWLTLLHEDIRYWMPIARNVRRDNRERERTREGLEAAWFDEGLPTLRQRVEQINTGMHWAEEPASRTSHLLTNVRILETSGSGLDEEIRTRSRFIVYQNRLDTEVAWFVGKRNDTLSRTESGWKVLRREILLDQTVLLGKALTVFF from the coding sequence ATGACCGACACTCACCTGAATCCCGACCACGCCTTCCTGCTGCGCGAGGTCGAACAGTTCTTCTACCGCGAGGCCGACCTGCTGGACGAGCGCCGCTTCGACGAATGGCTGACGCTGCTGCACGAGGACATCCGCTACTGGATGCCGATCGCGCGCAACGTCAGGCGCGACAACCGCGAACGCGAACGGACCCGGGAGGGGCTCGAGGCCGCGTGGTTCGACGAAGGCCTGCCGACGCTGCGCCAGCGGGTCGAGCAGATCAACACCGGCATGCATTGGGCCGAGGAACCCGCCTCGCGCACCTCGCACCTGCTGACCAACGTACGCATCCTGGAGACGTCCGGCTCCGGGCTGGACGAGGAAATCCGGACCCGTTCGCGCTTCATCGTCTACCAGAACCGCCTGGACACCGAGGTGGCCTGGTTCGTCGGCAAGCGCAACGATACGCTGAGCCGCACCGAATCGGGCTGGAAGGTCCTGCGGCGCGAGATCCTGCTGGATCAGACCGTGCTGCTGGGCAAGGCGCTGACCGTCTTCTTCTGA
- a CDS encoding aromatic ring-hydroxylating dioxygenase subunit alpha, producing the protein MSRKWSPQQLVDVELGTVSREVYVNQDIFQEEMEQIFSRAWLFVGHESMVPNPDDYFVSRMGNDSVILTRDRQGQLQVLLNSCLHRGMRLCRYDQGNNRTFTCPYHGWSYSTDGKLVERAGELVGVPGFKTHYYGELDKKNWGLKAVAKLVNYKGTIWATWDENAPSFEDYLGDMKLYLDFALDHRDGSAGGSEMIGGVQKWRIPCNWKTAAENFNADLYHDISHRSVDVVGIGPGGKGRRDPTPHRVSISFKDLGHGLVGRAPYYEENPYTPIFANYPEVEQYYRKVYEERERNLAGTMRVLHSVGTIFPNMAVHGRQPRTIAVFHPVSATETEMWRIYLVDKDAPQEVKDAARAYYLRYSGPGGMTESDDMENWCYATESSTGTIARTLHYNYQMGIGHAKPVPGLRGAVTTGEFTEENNRNYYARWAQFMEGRSWDDLMPTYGE; encoded by the coding sequence ATGAGTCGGAAGTGGTCCCCGCAGCAACTGGTCGACGTCGAGCTGGGCACGGTCAGCCGCGAAGTCTACGTCAATCAAGACATCTTCCAGGAAGAGATGGAACAGATCTTCTCCCGTGCCTGGCTGTTCGTCGGACACGAGAGCATGGTGCCCAATCCCGACGACTACTTCGTCAGCCGGATGGGGAACGATTCGGTCATCCTGACCCGCGACCGCCAGGGCCAGCTGCAGGTCCTGCTCAACAGCTGCCTGCACCGCGGCATGCGGCTGTGCCGCTACGACCAGGGCAACAACCGCACCTTCACCTGTCCCTATCACGGCTGGAGCTATTCCACCGACGGCAAGCTGGTCGAACGGGCCGGCGAACTGGTCGGCGTGCCGGGCTTCAAGACCCATTACTACGGCGAGCTGGACAAGAAGAACTGGGGCCTGAAGGCGGTGGCCAAGCTGGTCAACTACAAGGGCACGATCTGGGCGACCTGGGACGAGAACGCGCCGTCGTTCGAAGATTACCTGGGCGACATGAAGCTGTATCTGGACTTCGCCCTGGACCATCGCGACGGCAGCGCGGGCGGATCGGAGATGATAGGCGGCGTGCAGAAATGGCGCATTCCCTGCAACTGGAAGACCGCGGCCGAGAACTTCAACGCCGATCTCTACCACGACATCAGCCACCGGTCGGTGGACGTCGTCGGCATCGGGCCCGGCGGCAAGGGCCGGCGCGATCCCACGCCGCACCGGGTGTCGATCTCCTTCAAGGACCTGGGGCACGGGCTGGTCGGACGCGCGCCGTACTACGAGGAAAATCCCTATACGCCCATCTTCGCCAACTATCCCGAGGTGGAGCAGTACTACCGCAAGGTGTACGAGGAACGCGAGCGGAACCTGGCCGGCACCATGCGCGTGCTGCACAGCGTGGGCACCATATTCCCCAACATGGCCGTGCACGGCCGCCAGCCGCGCACCATCGCGGTGTTCCATCCGGTCAGCGCGACCGAGACCGAGATGTGGCGCATCTATCTCGTGGACAAGGACGCCCCGCAGGAGGTGAAGGACGCGGCGCGCGCCTATTACCTGCGCTACTCGGGGCCGGGCGGCATGACCGAGTCCGATGACATGGAGAACTGGTGCTACGCCACCGAGTCGAGCACCGGCACCATCGCCCGCACGCTGCACTACAACTACCAGATGGGCATCGGGCACGCCAAGCCGGTGCCGGGCCTGCGCGGCGCGGTGACGACGGGCGAGTTCACCGAAGAGAACAACCGGAACTACTACGCGAGATGGGCGCAGTTCATGGAAGGGCGCTCGTGGGACGACCTCATGCCCACCTACGGCGAATAA